Proteins from a genomic interval of Sporolactobacillus sp. Y61:
- a CDS encoding LysR family transcriptional regulator, which produces MIKTDIKHLHYFLEVAKRKSFTKAAHHLFVTQPTISKMIKDIEDELGMQLLDRSGKEIELTDAGKIVFEQSRKIVKSFDHLSDELGDLTHARVGKLTIGLPPMIGVYFFPAILGKFRNKYPGVDLHIVEYGAKKIADCVSEGILEVGVTVGPFDHRHLDSFAFYDDPICVVVNQSHWLSKKSNVTLNELKSESFILFPEDFALRTMITKACEHAGYQPKIVFESSQWDFMIKLVSEGFGIALLPLSIVKKAKDQSVISVPLNEKDLTWHLSMIWRRNHYLSFAARAWIEESAKALKLQKVIDK; this is translated from the coding sequence ATGATAAAGACGGACATTAAACACTTACATTATTTTCTGGAGGTCGCAAAAAGGAAAAGTTTTACAAAAGCTGCGCATCATCTTTTTGTCACACAGCCTACAATTAGTAAGATGATTAAGGATATTGAGGATGAATTAGGCATGCAGCTTCTGGACCGTTCTGGTAAAGAAATTGAATTAACTGATGCCGGAAAAATCGTGTTCGAGCAATCTCGGAAGATCGTCAAATCCTTTGATCATTTGTCAGATGAGCTGGGAGACCTGACTCATGCAAGGGTCGGAAAACTGACCATTGGGTTACCACCGATGATTGGTGTTTATTTTTTCCCTGCGATATTAGGAAAATTTAGAAATAAATATCCCGGAGTGGATTTACATATTGTTGAATATGGTGCAAAAAAAATCGCTGATTGTGTTTCTGAAGGAATTCTGGAAGTGGGTGTCACTGTAGGTCCTTTCGATCATCGACACCTGGATTCTTTCGCTTTCTATGATGATCCGATCTGTGTCGTAGTTAATCAGTCACATTGGCTGTCAAAAAAAAGCAATGTTACACTTAATGAATTAAAAAGTGAATCGTTTATACTTTTCCCTGAAGATTTTGCTCTTAGAACTATGATTACTAAAGCTTGTGAACACGCAGGTTATCAGCCAAAAATTGTATTTGAAAGTTCTCAATGGGATTTTATGATTAAATTAGTCTCAGAAGGTTTCGGCATTGCACTTCTTCCATTGAGTATCGTAAAAAAAGCGAAAGATCAGTCAGTCATTTCTGTTCCTCTTAATGAGAAAGACCTGACCTGGCATTTATCAATGATTTGGAGAAGAAATCATTATCTTTCGTTTGCAGCCAGGGCGTGGATAGAGGAGTCCGCAAAAGCGCTGAAATTGCAGAAAGTTATTGACAAATGA
- a CDS encoding phosphocarrier protein HPr, which translates to MEKTYVVTDETGIHARPATVLVSEASKFESNINIEYNGKKANLKSIMGVMALGIMQGAEFKVTTDGADADDAAKAISNVIASQGIGKEK; encoded by the coding sequence ATGGAGAAAACATATGTTGTCACTGATGAAACCGGTATTCATGCACGTCCTGCTACTGTTCTTGTCAGCGAGGCGAGCAAATTCGAATCAAATATTAATATTGAATACAACGGGAAAAAGGCCAATCTGAAGAGCATCATGGGTGTTATGGCCCTTGGTATTATGCAGGGTGCTGAATTTAAAGTAACTACAGACGGTGCCGATGCAGATGATGCAGCAAAGGCAATCAGCAATGTCATCGCGTCTCAGGGGATCGGCAAAGAAAAATAA
- a CDS encoding GRP family sugar transporter: MTGLMIALIPALLWGTLPLVSTKMGGTPNQQAFGMTIGAIFFSIVVSFIVPPIFNWTVVMISFISGLFWAVGQLYQFAAMKTIGISKTMPVSTGMQLAGAALCGVLIFGEWNTAFRLSVGLTALVLIVAGVLCTSHEPGKNGHTESISMIKGILLLLLSTSGYVSYIVILRLFDINGWSAILPQSAGMITGALLLSGRQASHLITRETAGNMISGLMWGGGNIALLMATKLEGVATSFSLSQVGTVLSTLGGIFLLGEKKSKTQMIFVMAGCFLIVTGGVLLGMTKQ, encoded by the coding sequence TTGACCGGTTTAATGATCGCCCTGATTCCGGCCTTGCTGTGGGGTACGCTTCCTCTCGTCAGCACAAAAATGGGAGGAACGCCAAATCAGCAGGCCTTCGGTATGACAATTGGTGCTATTTTTTTTTCAATAGTCGTATCCTTTATTGTTCCACCGATATTTAATTGGACGGTAGTCATGATTAGCTTTATTTCGGGGCTGTTCTGGGCAGTCGGCCAGCTTTATCAGTTTGCTGCAATGAAAACAATCGGTATTTCAAAAACCATGCCTGTATCAACGGGTATGCAGCTTGCCGGAGCTGCATTGTGCGGTGTATTGATTTTTGGTGAATGGAATACGGCGTTCAGACTGTCAGTTGGTCTGACAGCTCTGGTTCTTATCGTAGCCGGCGTTCTCTGTACATCACATGAACCTGGAAAAAATGGACATACTGAATCCATAAGCATGATAAAGGGTATCCTTTTATTGCTTCTGTCCACTTCCGGGTATGTATCGTATATTGTCATACTTCGTTTGTTTGACATCAACGGATGGTCGGCTATTCTTCCTCAGTCGGCCGGAATGATCACAGGTGCTTTATTATTGTCCGGACGGCAGGCCAGCCATCTCATAACAAGGGAAACAGCCGGGAATATGATATCCGGTCTGATGTGGGGAGGCGGGAACATTGCCTTACTTATGGCAACGAAACTGGAAGGAGTAGCAACCAGTTTCTCTCTGTCTCAGGTCGGTACCGTTCTTTCAACACTCGGGGGCATTTTCTTACTGGGTGAGAAAAAATCAAAAACGCAAATGATATTTGTCATGGCGGGCTGTTTCCTTATAGTTACCGGCGGTGTTCTCCTTGGTATGACAAAACAGTGA
- the spo0A gene encoding sporulation transcription factor Spo0A, producing the protein MQKIKVGLTDDNQELIMLISEYLKTQDDIEVTGTARNGQECLEMLKTISPDVLLLDIIMPHLDGIGVLEQLHQNSTLPRPKIIMLTAFGQEDVTKKAVELGASYFILKPFDMPNLANQIRQIAGKKEMDSMFSNRTANSSVSIVRSHDLNASITHIIHEIGVPAHIKGYMYLREAISMVYHNIELLGSITKVLYPDIAKKYKTTPSRVERAIRHAIEVAWSRGNVDSIVSLFGYTVSMSKAKPTNSEFIAMVADKLRIENRAGDSMEVH; encoded by the coding sequence TTGCAAAAAATTAAAGTGGGTCTTACCGATGACAACCAGGAACTGATTATGCTGATTTCTGAATACCTGAAAACTCAGGATGACATTGAGGTTACAGGAACCGCCAGAAATGGTCAGGAGTGCCTTGAGATGCTGAAAACGATATCTCCCGATGTCCTTCTGCTTGATATTATTATGCCGCATCTGGACGGAATTGGTGTTCTCGAACAACTACATCAGAACAGTACACTGCCCAGGCCAAAAATTATTATGCTTACGGCATTCGGTCAGGAAGACGTCACGAAAAAGGCAGTTGAACTGGGTGCATCTTATTTTATTTTGAAACCGTTTGACATGCCTAATCTTGCTAATCAGATTCGACAGATCGCCGGAAAAAAGGAGATGGACTCCATGTTTTCAAATCGTACGGCGAATTCATCTGTGTCCATCGTCCGCAGTCACGATTTAAATGCCAGCATTACTCATATTATTCATGAAATTGGTGTTCCGGCTCATATTAAAGGGTACATGTATTTAAGAGAAGCGATTTCAATGGTTTATCACAATATTGAACTTCTCGGATCGATTACCAAGGTTCTTTACCCCGATATTGCGAAAAAGTACAAAACAACACCCAGCCGTGTAGAACGGGCGATCCGTCATGCCATCGAAGTAGCATGGAGTCGTGGTAATGTCGATTCCATTGTTTCACTGTTTGGTTATACAGTATCCATGTCCAAAGCCAAACCCACGAATTCGGAATTCATCGCCATGGTCGCCGATAAACTGAGGATTGAAAACAGAGCCGGGGATTCAATGGAGGTCCATTGA
- the spoIVB gene encoding SpoIVB peptidase: MRNINKWFGVFVCLSILVTTAFVFGSGFEKNQRLNHRSVSMEHLFHPYLSGGSPLAAEMRKVKLNTLREQNGHAVAAHNFSKQKTGDELRLVPGGQSIGVKIKTRGVLVVGYHLINSNRGQASPGESAGIQIGDIITKINGRQMSSITDVRQIIGQASAQKKMQVDLIRRHTILKKQLMPVKGKDEGRFQIGLYIRDSASGIGTMTFYDPKSNAYGALGHTISDRDTGQPVPVKNGQIVRSMVQAIQRGAEGNPGEKIAFFPDHAEQIGTINRNTAFGIYGYLQNNDLMYQNRRMQALPVAKPDQVHEGAAQILTVLNGSRVEAFDVRILNAVSQKNPETKGIVIKITDPRLLQVTGGIIQGMSGSPIIQDGRLVGAVTHVFVNDPTCGYGVHIKWMLHEAGIQQSRITEESAS; this comes from the coding sequence ATGAGAAATATAAATAAATGGTTTGGGGTGTTCGTCTGCCTGTCAATTTTGGTCACTACAGCATTTGTTTTCGGGTCTGGTTTTGAAAAAAATCAACGATTAAATCACCGATCAGTGAGTATGGAGCATCTGTTTCATCCTTATCTTTCCGGCGGCTCACCACTTGCTGCAGAAATGCGAAAGGTAAAACTGAATACACTTCGGGAACAGAATGGTCATGCCGTGGCAGCCCATAACTTTTCAAAACAGAAGACCGGCGACGAACTTCGACTGGTCCCGGGCGGTCAGTCAATAGGTGTTAAAATCAAAACACGTGGCGTACTGGTGGTTGGGTACCATCTTATCAACAGTAATCGCGGTCAGGCTTCACCCGGAGAGTCGGCAGGTATTCAGATTGGGGATATCATAACGAAAATCAACGGTCGTCAGATGAGTTCCATAACGGATGTACGCCAGATCATTGGTCAGGCATCTGCTCAAAAAAAGATGCAAGTGGATCTTATTCGCAGACATACGATATTAAAAAAGCAACTGATGCCGGTAAAAGGTAAAGATGAGGGAAGGTTTCAGATTGGCCTGTATATCAGAGACTCTGCATCCGGGATTGGTACCATGACTTTTTATGACCCGAAATCAAATGCATATGGAGCTCTTGGACACACCATTTCCGATCGTGACACCGGGCAGCCGGTTCCTGTGAAAAACGGACAGATTGTTCGTTCTATGGTGCAGGCTATTCAAAGAGGGGCTGAGGGTAACCCGGGAGAAAAGATTGCCTTTTTCCCCGATCATGCCGAGCAGATTGGAACGATAAATAGAAATACCGCTTTCGGCATTTACGGATATCTGCAGAACAACGATTTGATGTACCAGAATCGACGTATGCAGGCGCTTCCCGTAGCAAAACCGGATCAGGTACACGAAGGTGCAGCTCAAATTCTGACGGTATTGAACGGAAGTCGTGTCGAAGCATTCGATGTTCGCATCTTAAACGCGGTATCTCAAAAAAATCCGGAAACAAAGGGTATTGTGATTAAGATAACTGACCCCAGGTTACTTCAGGTAACGGGCGGAATCATTCAGGGAATGAGTGGAAGTCCCATTATTCAGGACGGCCGACTCGTCGGTGCAGTCACCCATGTTTTTGTCAATGATCCAACCTGTGGCTACGGGGTTCATATTAAATGGATGCTTCACGAAGCTGGCATTCAACAATCCAGGATAACTGAGGAATCTGCAAGTTAA
- the recN gene encoding DNA repair protein RecN produces MLLELQVENFAIIDKLRINFDEGMTVITGETGAGKSIIIDAIGLLSGARASSDFVRQGATKAELEALFEVDPKNEALQELKGMGIDCSDHMIILRREIYAKGKSICRINGKLVTLNIMQKVGSRLVDIHGQHEHQLLMDPTYHLPLIDRFGGDKLAHLKKEYEAAYNQAADIARRLTKFNKDEKMIAQRMDLLKYQIQEIEKASITPGEDESLLEEKRKLANFEKVFQTLKSVYESLDGENRGLDWIRRAASELESVQDLDKDIGSISEDVTNSLYMLEERATAVRDYLEQMEYQPGRLDEIEQRLSELDLLKRKYGSTLEEILNYYKNIKEEYDALTHRDENCEELQHALRAQMDTLRERALSLSTMRQKTTSGLNQAVNSQLKDLCMPHAVFKSIIRRQDRLDHFESYRQTGIDDAEFLISTNPGEPMKPLAKTASGGELSRIMLALKVNFKQIMNVSTVIFDEVDTGVSGRAAQAMAEKIFSLSKASQVFCITHLPQVASMADHHLYISKRVTAEHRTKTSVKKLNDADKIREIGRMISGTEITDLTKKHAREMLEMAGKVKK; encoded by the coding sequence ATGCTGTTGGAACTTCAGGTAGAGAACTTTGCCATTATTGATAAACTGAGGATTAACTTCGACGAAGGAATGACCGTGATCACTGGTGAAACAGGTGCCGGTAAGTCAATTATTATTGATGCAATTGGACTGCTGTCCGGCGCCCGTGCTTCATCGGACTTTGTCCGGCAGGGAGCAACAAAAGCGGAACTTGAAGCGCTGTTTGAGGTGGATCCCAAAAATGAAGCGCTTCAGGAACTAAAAGGTATGGGTATTGACTGTTCTGATCACATGATTATTCTCAGACGTGAGATATATGCTAAAGGAAAGAGTATCTGCAGGATCAACGGAAAACTGGTTACCCTGAACATTATGCAGAAGGTAGGCAGCAGGCTTGTTGATATTCACGGACAGCATGAGCATCAGCTTTTGATGGATCCGACTTATCATCTTCCACTGATTGACCGGTTCGGAGGTGATAAACTGGCTCATCTGAAGAAGGAATATGAGGCAGCCTATAATCAGGCAGCAGATATCGCGAGGCGTCTGACAAAATTCAACAAAGACGAAAAAATGATCGCGCAACGCATGGATCTGCTGAAATATCAGATCCAGGAAATAGAGAAAGCGTCAATCACCCCCGGTGAAGACGAATCTCTGCTTGAAGAGAAAAGAAAGCTGGCCAATTTTGAGAAGGTTTTTCAGACGCTCAAATCCGTCTATGAGTCGCTTGATGGTGAGAACAGGGGACTGGACTGGATTCGAAGAGCAGCTTCTGAACTTGAATCCGTTCAGGATCTGGACAAGGATATCGGTTCCATTTCAGAAGATGTGACAAACAGTCTTTATATGCTGGAAGAACGCGCCACAGCTGTCCGTGATTATCTGGAACAGATGGAATACCAGCCAGGGCGACTTGACGAGATAGAACAGAGGTTGAGTGAGCTGGATCTTTTAAAAAGAAAATACGGCTCAACCCTTGAAGAAATTCTGAACTATTATAAAAACATTAAAGAGGAGTATGATGCACTCACTCATCGGGATGAGAACTGTGAAGAACTGCAACATGCATTACGTGCTCAGATGGACACCTTAAGAGAACGCGCCCTTTCTTTGTCCACAATGAGACAAAAAACGACATCCGGACTGAATCAGGCTGTAAACAGTCAGCTTAAAGATCTCTGCATGCCGCACGCTGTTTTTAAATCGATCATTCGGAGACAGGATCGTCTCGACCATTTTGAAAGTTACAGGCAGACAGGCATAGATGATGCGGAATTTCTCATTTCAACAAACCCGGGAGAACCGATGAAACCTCTTGCAAAGACAGCTTCAGGCGGAGAACTGTCCCGAATTATGTTGGCTTTAAAGGTTAATTTTAAACAAATTATGAACGTTTCTACTGTTATCTTTGATGAGGTTGATACAGGCGTGAGCGGCCGTGCGGCTCAGGCAATGGCTGAGAAGATTTTCAGCCTGTCTAAAGCGTCGCAGGTATTTTGTATCACGCATCTTCCTCAGGTCGCTTCGATGGCAGACCATCATTTATATATTTCAAAGCGGGTCACTGCTGAACATCGCACAAAAACATCAGTAAAGAAACTCAATGACGCCGATAAAATACGGGAGATCGGCCGAATGATATCTGGCACTGAAATCACTGATCTGACAAAAAAACATGCCCGTGAAATGCTCGAAATGGCTGGAAAAGTGAAAAAATAA
- a CDS encoding TlyA family RNA methyltransferase, with product MKDKERVDVLLVRDGFFESRERAQRAVMAGMVYIGEQRVDKPGSKIDSHTQFLVKGNPIPYVGRGGLKLEKALRVFPVHVSGKLMIDIGASTGGFTDCALQNGAERVYALDVGYNQLAWKLRNDRRVIVMEKTNFRYCTPADFQEGVPEFATIDVSFISLKKILPPLKTILLPGGDVIALIKPQFEAGRDEVGKKGIVRDPQIHKSVLKKIILFAEETGFILKGLDYSPITGGDGNIEFLTWLKSSAKRSIKDPSLLVNDVVSRAHCRLDRK from the coding sequence ATGAAAGATAAAGAAAGGGTAGACGTCTTACTGGTACGGGACGGTTTTTTTGAATCACGTGAAAGAGCGCAGAGGGCTGTCATGGCCGGAATGGTTTATATTGGGGAACAGCGTGTTGATAAACCCGGAAGTAAAATCGACAGTCATACTCAGTTTCTTGTCAAGGGGAACCCGATCCCCTATGTCGGACGCGGCGGGCTGAAACTGGAAAAGGCACTCCGCGTGTTTCCGGTTCACGTCTCAGGTAAACTGATGATTGATATTGGTGCTTCGACCGGCGGCTTTACAGACTGTGCCCTGCAAAATGGTGCTGAAAGGGTTTATGCCCTTGATGTCGGCTATAATCAGCTTGCATGGAAATTGCGAAATGACCGCCGGGTGATTGTCATGGAAAAGACAAATTTCAGATATTGTACACCGGCCGATTTTCAGGAAGGTGTTCCGGAGTTTGCGACCATTGATGTCTCTTTTATTTCACTGAAAAAAATCTTACCTCCGCTTAAAACCATCCTCCTCCCTGGAGGAGATGTGATTGCGTTAATCAAACCGCAATTTGAGGCGGGCAGGGATGAGGTTGGAAAGAAAGGGATCGTCCGTGATCCGCAGATACACAAATCGGTTCTTAAGAAAATTATCCTTTTTGCTGAAGAGACAGGATTTATTCTGAAAGGACTGGATTATTCCCCCATTACCGGAGGAGACGGAAATATTGAATTTCTCACGTGGCTCAAATCGTCTGCTAAAAGAAGTATTAAAGACCCTTCTTTATTAGTGAATGACGTTGTTTCACGGGCCCACTGCCGGCTGGACAGAAAATAA
- the dxs gene encoding 1-deoxy-D-xylulose-5-phosphate synthase, translating to MDVTSIKNPEFLKNMSTSQMNHLAADIRTFLIEKLSKTGGHLAPNLGVVELTLALHKEFNSPTDKLIWDVGHQTYVHKILTGRGGRFDTLRQYKGLCGFPKRSESEHDVWETGHSSTSLSAALGMAVARDLKKEDYEVVAIIGDGALTGGMALEALNNIGQMKKDMIIVLNDNEMSIAPNVGALHNMLDRIRSAEKYNRAKEDIEFLMKKIPAFGGKIASVAERVKDRLKYLLMSGVFFEELGISYLGPVDGHNISALIDNLKLARKRRGPVLIHVLTQKGKGYKPAEMDSVGTWHGTGPYKIESGAFIKPVTSAPSYSKVVSGTLQELARKDKRITVITPAMVVGSKLEGFAKEFPDRLFDVGIAEQHAATFAAGLATQKMKPVLFIYSTFLQRAYDQVLHDICRQNLNVMIAVDRAGLVGADGETHQGVFDIAFLRSLPNLKIMMGKDENELRNMVYTAIKYNDGPIAVRFPRGNGLGVAFDQHPSEIPIGKWEVLREGSDAYILSFGPMLQVAIEAAHQLQSKGLQIGVINARFIKPLDKDMLIRLAKEKKPVLTLEEGVLAGGFGSSILEFYADQKEYGLMIDRMGIPDTFVEHGSVRELLKELGLTSEHVCARISSMIAGQENQEAAKRQRVSSS from the coding sequence TTGGATGTCACTTCAATTAAAAATCCCGAATTCCTGAAAAACATGTCGACTTCACAGATGAATCATCTTGCTGCGGATATCCGTACTTTTCTTATTGAAAAGCTGTCAAAAACGGGTGGCCATCTCGCCCCCAACCTGGGTGTCGTCGAGCTGACACTGGCCCTTCACAAAGAATTTAACAGCCCGACAGATAAGCTGATCTGGGATGTCGGGCATCAGACCTATGTTCATAAGATCCTGACTGGCCGTGGAGGACGCTTTGATACGTTACGTCAATATAAAGGACTTTGCGGTTTTCCAAAACGAAGTGAGAGTGAACATGATGTCTGGGAGACAGGACATAGTTCCACGTCTCTGTCTGCAGCACTCGGCATGGCTGTGGCGAGAGATCTGAAAAAAGAAGACTATGAAGTCGTGGCGATTATCGGGGATGGAGCGCTTACCGGCGGTATGGCTCTTGAAGCTTTAAATAATATCGGACAAATGAAAAAAGATATGATCATTGTGCTTAATGATAATGAAATGTCGATTGCTCCAAATGTCGGAGCCCTTCATAATATGCTCGACAGAATTCGATCGGCTGAGAAATACAATCGTGCTAAAGAAGACATTGAATTTCTTATGAAGAAAATACCTGCCTTTGGCGGGAAAATTGCTTCCGTCGCAGAGCGGGTAAAAGACCGCCTGAAGTATCTTCTGATGTCCGGCGTTTTTTTCGAGGAACTTGGTATTTCATATCTTGGACCTGTTGACGGGCACAATATCAGTGCGCTGATTGATAATCTGAAACTTGCCCGGAAGCGCAGAGGACCGGTCCTCATCCATGTTCTGACGCAGAAGGGTAAGGGCTACAAACCTGCCGAGATGGATTCAGTCGGTACCTGGCATGGCACGGGTCCTTATAAAATCGAGTCCGGCGCCTTTATAAAACCGGTTACTTCGGCCCCTTCCTATAGTAAAGTAGTCAGCGGGACCCTTCAGGAGCTGGCACGCAAGGATAAAAGAATCACAGTGATTACACCGGCTATGGTTGTTGGATCAAAGCTTGAGGGGTTCGCCAAAGAATTCCCCGACCGGCTGTTTGATGTAGGAATAGCCGAACAGCATGCCGCGACATTTGCTGCTGGTCTGGCTACTCAGAAAATGAAGCCGGTTCTGTTTATTTACTCAACTTTTCTGCAGCGGGCCTATGATCAGGTTCTTCACGATATTTGCCGGCAGAATCTCAATGTCATGATCGCTGTAGATCGTGCAGGGCTTGTCGGAGCAGATGGGGAAACCCATCAGGGCGTCTTTGATATTGCATTTCTCCGCTCTCTTCCGAATCTTAAAATCATGATGGGTAAGGATGAGAATGAATTAAGGAATATGGTTTATACAGCGATAAAGTATAATGATGGACCGATTGCTGTTCGTTTCCCGAGAGGAAACGGGCTCGGGGTTGCTTTTGATCAACATCCCTCTGAAATTCCGATAGGCAAGTGGGAAGTTCTAAGAGAGGGATCGGACGCCTACATTCTTTCATTTGGCCCCATGTTACAGGTTGCGATTGAAGCCGCTCATCAGTTGCAGTCGAAAGGGCTTCAGATTGGTGTCATTAATGCACGCTTTATCAAGCCACTTGATAAAGACATGCTTATCAGGCTTGCCAAAGAAAAAAAGCCTGTACTGACGCTGGAAGAAGGAGTTCTTGCAGGTGGCTTTGGTTCAAGCATTCTTGAATTTTATGCTGATCAGAAAGAATACGGCCTGATGATTGACCGGATGGGCATTCCGGATACCTTTGTTGAACACGGCAGTGTCAGAGAACTTCTGAAGGAACTGGGCCTGACGAGTGAGCATGTCTGCGCAAGGATCAGCAGTATGATCGCAGGGCAGGAAAATCAGGAAGCAGCGAAACGACAGAGGGTCTCCTCGTCATGA
- a CDS encoding polyprenyl synthetase family protein, with product MSRTLKEYMADIKSWFDPFLTRELSRTQITERLKESMIYSLTAGGKRFRPMLLFATLESLGKKKETGLYPAIALEMIHTYSLIHDDLPAMDNDELRRGFATNHVRFGEATAILAGDGLLTFAFQIISSDSELSDAEKSRLIWLLARAAGPEGMVGGQEDDLEAEDHVLSIDELMSVHRRKTGRLIRFPVEAAAVISGVSADQSHALIGYADHLGIAFQIGDDLLDITGNEKMLGKKVGGDLAKHKNTYVSLLSLDGARKQLSSHIEKAKGYLNEAGMADGRLKEIAEYLLHRTS from the coding sequence ATGAGTCGAACTCTGAAGGAATATATGGCAGATATTAAATCATGGTTTGATCCCTTTCTTACCAGGGAACTTAGTCGGACTCAAATTACAGAGAGATTAAAAGAGTCAATGATTTATTCTTTGACGGCCGGAGGGAAGAGGTTTCGGCCAATGCTGCTCTTTGCCACGCTGGAATCTCTTGGAAAGAAAAAGGAAACCGGTCTGTATCCTGCCATTGCCCTTGAAATGATACATACTTATTCATTGATCCATGATGATCTGCCTGCCATGGACAATGATGAGTTAAGGCGCGGGTTTGCGACCAATCATGTGAGATTCGGTGAAGCAACAGCTATATTAGCCGGGGATGGACTTCTGACCTTCGCCTTTCAGATCATTTCATCTGATTCGGAATTGTCAGATGCTGAGAAAAGCAGGCTGATCTGGCTTCTTGCCCGTGCCGCCGGTCCGGAAGGAATGGTTGGCGGACAGGAAGATGATCTTGAAGCTGAGGATCATGTACTTTCCATTGATGAGCTGATGTCTGTTCATCGAAGAAAAACAGGACGGCTTATCAGATTTCCTGTCGAAGCAGCAGCAGTGATTTCGGGAGTGTCGGCGGATCAGTCTCATGCACTGATCGGGTACGCCGATCACCTGGGCATTGCCTTTCAAATTGGTGATGATCTGCTGGACATCACGGGTAATGAGAAAATGCTTGGTAAAAAGGTGGGCGGTGATCTCGCAAAACATAAGAACACGTATGTCAGTCTGCTGTCTCTGGACGGGGCAAGGAAGCAGCTATCCAGCCATATTGAAAAAGCAAAAGGATATCTTAATGAAGCGGGTATGGCTGACGGGCGCCTGAAGGAAATCGCTGAGTACCTGCTGCACAGGACGAGTTGA
- the xseB gene encoding exodeoxyribonuclease VII small subunit — MSEEEHKEHAPTFEEAMEHLEQIVTKLEENDVPLEKAIDLFQEGMALSKICHDKLESVSKKMDQMISSDGESKPFTLREDDQQ, encoded by the coding sequence ATGAGTGAAGAAGAGCATAAGGAGCATGCACCCACCTTTGAAGAAGCCATGGAACATCTTGAACAAATTGTGACAAAGCTTGAAGAGAATGATGTACCACTGGAAAAAGCCATTGATTTGTTTCAGGAAGGAATGGCTCTCTCAAAGATATGCCACGACAAGCTTGAATCTGTAAGCAAAAAAATGGATCAGATGATCAGCAGCGATGGTGAGTCGAAACCCTTTACGTTACGAGAGGACGATCAGCAATGA